The region ctcccagggccccagctcaGCCTCAGCTCCTCACCATGGGTGGCCTGTCCAGAGACTGCCCTTGGGGTGGGGACAGCAGCCAGGTCCTGCAAGCAGAAGTGCCCGAGATCTCTGACCGCCCTGGAGAAGGGCCTCCAGCACAGCCCATGGCAGCCGCCTCCTCACTGTTCCTCCAGAAACGCCCGGCACCGGACACCTCCTCTAGGTGGGGCCCCAGCTCCAGCAGACAGGGGCTGTCACCTCCCGCTGCCTGAGGCTGTGTGCAAGACATGAGCTCTGGAAGAGCCCAGGGGCCTCAGAGGGGACTGGCCTAGGGCAAGGGTGGCAGAGGGCTCTGTCCAGGAGGGGCCTTTTCAGGCAGTGGACCCaggtctccctgtctccctgggaGGCCTCCCTGGGGCCCGTTGAAACCCTGACACCCTCACCCTCAGCCCAGGCTCTCCGCTGCCACGTGTGCTCCAGCTCCTCCAACTGTAAGAAACCTCAGACCTGCCCAGCCAGCGCGAACTTCTGCAGGACCATGACCAACGGTGAGTGACTGGGGGGAAGGGAGACGGGCCCCTGCAGGACACCCTAGACCTCTGTCCAGGTGTCCCAGGGGGCCATCCCTGGGGAGATCGGTGAGAGATCTCGGCGATGGTTCAGTCAAGGTGGCGAAGGAAGTTGGGAGCTGGGACttgcggggcggggctgggaggggctggggtggaggcggTGCCTGTCCTGACCACGCCCACCCGCTCTCAGTGGAGACCCTGTCTGGGAACCTGGTGGAGAAGGACTGCGTGGAGTCCTGCACGCCCACGAACAGCATGCAGGGCCAGGTCAGCAGCGGCACGGCGGCCACCCTGTGCTGCCGAGGCGACCTGTGCAACGATAATCTGCAGAGCGCCGCGCCTGCCCGCGCCCTGCTCACCAGCGCCACCCTCGGCCTGGCGCTGGCccttttcctcctcatcttcatctCGGCCCCCAGCCTGTGATGCCCAGGGCCGATGGCCCCGCACCTTCGTCTCCCTGTCCTTCTCCCTGCCCAGGATGGAGGCTCATACACCCCAGGCTGGGGGCTCCCTCCGAAGGTTAGGGACGGGAGGTCGCGCGGCCTGAAGATCTGATCGCTTGGAGCCTccccttccctggcaggggaggacgcacagccctgagccccagggatGCGGGACGGGGGTGGGACAAAAGGAATTCTGCTCTTTCCTGACTTCATATTCATTCTGCttggtttccatttatttttctactcaaACCCCTGCATGggaataaatgactgaaaatcaGTGTGGTCGTGTCTGCGCTATTCCAGGAGTAGAGGGTGTGCTGCAGGGGCCATCCAGATACACAAGCCCACAAGTCCTGGGGCTCATCACCCAGGGCCATTCTTGGCAGTGTGCATGATGCCTGAAGTGCCAGCGTCAACCCTCACCCTTCGGGAGACAGGACCCTCCCCAGGCACCTCCTCTGCAGCCGCAGAAGAGAAAGGCCCTCcctgggggaggcctgggggaggcctGAGTGGGAGCACTGGGCAGAAGGCTGCAGTGCCCCTGGGAAGCCTCCAGATGTTTGTCAGGGGAGCAGAGATGGCCACTCAATCTTCACCACACAGCACTCTGCCTGCCTGAGACCACCCGGTGGAACCCCTCCCTGCAGGCGGCCCCGCCCCcctgccagcctctccccactACTCTATGAACAAGCCCTACCTGCCACGCCTGCTTAGGGTGGCCCCGGTCCCATTATGTCCTGATCAGGTGACTTTGAGCAACATGCTCCACTTCAGGAGCCTGGGATTCCGACGCATGACCGTGGCACCCACCCCGGGAAGCCACCGCGCTCCAAAGTCACCTGAGGCAGAGGTCAGAGGCTGCAAGTCTCTCCTGCTCCGAGCTCCCAGGGGCT is a window of Camelus ferus isolate YT-003-E chromosome 25, BCGSAC_Cfer_1.0, whole genome shotgun sequence DNA encoding:
- the LY6D gene encoding lymphocyte antigen 6D is translated as MKTALLFLVALAVAAGPAQALRCHVCSSSSNCKKPQTCPASANFCRTMTNVETLSGNLVEKDCVESCTPTNSMQGQVSSGTAATLCCRGDLCNDNLQSAAPARALLTSATLGLALALFLLIFISAPSL